A region of the Clostridium estertheticum subsp. estertheticum genome:
TAATGTTTCAGGAATTGATCGTTCAAGGGGGTTAATTGTTATAAAACCTAGTGGCGTTGAATATGATCAAATGGGAGCTCACGATATGGTTGTTGTTGATATGGATGGGAACATAGTTGAAGGTAAATTAAATCCTTCAAGTGATACACCAACTCATTTAGCTTTATACAAAGCTTTTCCAAATATTATGGGCGTAGTTCATACACATTCTCCCTGGGCAGTTTCTTTTGCCCAGGCAGGTGTTTCTATTCCGGCTGCTGGAACAACACATGGTGATTATTTTTATGGAGATATACCTGTAACTAGGGCGATGACTGAAGATGAAATAATTAAAGACTATGAAAAACAAACTGGAAATGTTGTAGTTGAAACTTTTAATAAAAACAATATTAATCCAGATCAGGTACCAGGGGTACTCGTGAATGACCATGGACCATTTACTTGGGGCACGGATCCCGTAAATGCAGTTCATAACTCTGTAGTACTAGAAGAAGTTGCAAAAATGGCGTATCATTCGCTGCAGCTTAATTCACATAATATTAAAATGGATGGAGTTTTGTTAGATAAACATTTTAATCGCAAACATGGAAAAAATGCATATTATGGTCAAAACAAAAAATAAAAGGAGGAACAAATTATTATGTTAGATAACAAAAAGATGGAATTTTGGTTTATAGTAGGTAGTCAAAATTTATATGGTCAAGATGCATTGGATGAAGTAAAACAAGATTCTCAAATTATTGCAGATGGTTTAAATAAAAGTGGAAAATTACCTTACACTATAGTATTTAAGTCCCTTGCAACATCTGCGGATGAAATTACTAGTTTAATGAAAGAAGTAAATTATAATGATAAGGTAGCTGGCGTAATTACTTGGATGCACACCTTTTCACCTGCTAAAATGTGGATAGCTGGTACAAAATTATTACAAAAACCTCTACTACATTTGGCAACACAATTTAGTGAACATATTCCATGGAAAACAATTGATATGGATTATATGAATCTACATCAAAGTGCTCATGGAGATCGTGAATATGGGTTTATAAATACAAGACTAAAAAAACATAATAAAGTAATTTTTGGATATTGGAAAACAGATGAGATTAAAAAAGAAATTGCTGATTGGATGAATGTAGCCGTAGGGTTTATTATAAGCTCCGAGATAAAAGTTGCTCGTTTTGGTGATAACATGCGTAATGTTGCTGTTACTGAAGGAGATAAAATAGAAGCTCAAATTCAATTTGGCTGGACAGTTGACTACTTTGCTATTGGTGATTTAACTACCGAGATCAGTAAAGTTTCAGAAAAAGAAGTTGATGACACATATGAAGGATTTAAGAAAATATACATTATGGATGCTGGAGAAAATGATCCTAAGTACTATGAGGAACATGTAAAAGAACAAATAAGAATTGAAATTGGATTAAAAACTTTCTTAGATGCAGGAAATTACACAGCATTTACAACAAATTTTGAAGATTTATATGGAATGAAACAATTGCCTGGACTTGCTGTTCAAAGGTTGAATGCGCAGGGTTACGGATTTGCTGGAGAAGGAGATTGGAAAACTGCAGCAATGTCTAGATTATTTAAGGTTATGACAAATAATGAGAAAACAGGATTTATGGAAGATTATATGTACGAATTCAGTAATGGTAATGAAAGAATCTTAGGCGCACATATGCTTGAAGTTGATCCAACATTTGCTTCAGACAAGCCTAGCATAGTTGTTAAACCACTCGGAATTGGTGATAAAGAAGATCCAGCTCGTTTAATATTTAATGGCTCAGTTGGAGCTGGAGTTGCAGTATCTATGCTTGATTTAGGAACACATTATCGTCTAATTATTAACGAAATAACAGCAGTTAAACCTACTGAAGATATGCCAAATTTACCAGTAGCTAAAATGGTATGGAAGCCAGAACCAAACTTTAGTGATGGTGTTAAAGCATGGATATATTCTGGTGGTGGACATCATACAGTTGTTACATTAATGTTAACAGTTGATCAAGTTTATGATTGGAGCCGTATGGTTGGGCTAGAAACTGTTATAATAGATCATGATACAAAATTAAGAGATATTATGAAAGATACAACAAGATAGAATAAATAACTAGAGAAAAATAATATAAAAGGTTGGCAGTTTTGCTGGCCTTTTATAAGGAGGCTAATTGTATGAAATTATTTATTGATACAGCTAATGTAGAAGATATCCGTGAAGCGAATGATATGGGTGTTATTTGTGGTGTTACTACTAATCCATCATTAATTGCAAAAGAAGGTAGAGATTTTAATGAAGTTATAAAAGAAATAGCATCTATTGTAGACGGACCAATAAGTGGGGAAGTTATTTCTTTAGATTCAAAAGGTATGATAAAAGAAGGAAGAGAAATAGCAAAAATACATAAAAATATGATTGTTAAAATTCCAATGACAGAGGACGGTCTAAAGGCTGTTAAAGTACTTTCAAAAGAAGGAATAAAAACAAATGTAACATTAATATTCTCAGCAGGACAAGCATTACTTGCGGCAAGAGCAGGAGCATCATATGTAAGTCCTTTCGTAGGAAGACTTGATGATATAAATGCTAATGCTATGGATTTAATAAGAACTATTGTTACAATTTTTAAAGTACACGCTATAGACACTGAAATAATTGCTGCAAGTATAAGAACTCCAATGCATGTCACAGATGTTGCAGTTGCAGGAGCTCATATTGCGACTGTTCCACTTAAAATCATTAAACAGATGATAAAACATCCATTGACCGATGCTGGAATAGAAAAATTTGCTCAAGATTGGAAAGAAACTTTCGGAAAATAATAATGAAAGTATATAGATAAAGTATGGAACTTTTCTTTAAAAGAAAGGTTCCATATTTTTTTATAAAATCTTGACATTAACTATTATATACAATAGCATTGTATATAATAGTTATAAAGGAAATTGTTTCAATGAAAATAATATTGAGTATAGGAGTGTTTTTATGGAATCTACAATTTATTGTTTTAGTGGTACGGGTAATTCTTTAAAGGTAGCCAGGGATATAGCTCTTGAATTAAAAGATACAGAAATAGTACAAATATGTACAAATAATATGAATATTGATAATACATTATCAAATAAAATTGGATTTATTTTTCCAGTATACGCTTCTGGAATTCCATTTTTAGTTAAAAAGTTTATTAAAGAAATTAGACTTAAAAAGGATGCTTATGTTTATACCGTTGTAACTTTTGGATCAGCAGCGGGGGCCTCTATAAAACAATTAGAAGAGCTGTTAACTGACAAGGGTATTAAACTTAGCGCTGCGTTTAAAGTCAAAATGCCAGGAAATTATCAAGTTATTTACGCACCTTACTCTGAGGAAAAACAGAAGGAGTGTTTTGACGATGAAAAAGAAAAAATAAGTGGAATTGTTAAAAGTCTAAATAATAATGAGATAGTTGGGTTTAGTGGACTCGGGGAAAGCTTGATGAGGACAGTTGGTGGAATGATTTATGGCAGTTTTAGCCCTTATAAAAAAGATAAAGATTTTTGGACAGACAAAAACTGTAATGGTTGTGGTACATGTTCAAAGGTATGTCCTGCGAGTAATATAGAAATGATGGAGGGTAAACCACAATGGCAACATAAATGTGAGCAATGCCTTGCTTGTATGCAGTGGTGTCCACAAAAATCAATTCAATATAAAAAGGTAACAATAAAAAGAGGTCGTTATCATCACCCAGATGTAGACGTTACGGAATTGTTCCATTTATAAAAAAGCGAGCTATTAGTATTGCAGCGACCCAGGATATGATTTAATATAACAAGCGTTAGGTTCTTTAAATAGAATTTTAACGTTTGTTTTATTTTTTGTAAAATTTAGGTTGACAATGATAATAATTAAACCTATAATAAAGTTGAGTCAAATTTAATTGTACAAAACTAAAAAATTAATTTTGAAGGGAAGTAAATAATATGAATTTTTATGATTTTTCAGCAAAAGAAATGGATGGACAAGATATAAAGATGGAGGAATATAGGGGTAAGGTTGTTTTAGTTGTAAACACTGCAAGTAAGTGTGGATTAACACCTCAGTTTGAAGGTCTTGAAAAATTATATAACGAATATAAAGATCAAGGTTTTGAAATTCTAGGATTCCCTTGTAATCAGTTTGCAAAGCAGGATTCTGGTAGTAATGAAGAGATACAACAGTTTTGTTTATTAAATTATGGAGTTAGTTTTACTATGTTTGAAAAAATAAATGTAAATGGACAAAATGCACACCCTTTATATAAATATTTAAAGAATGAAGAAAAAGGATTTTTAGGTAAGGAAATAAAATGGAATTTTACTAAGTTTTTAATAAATACAGAAGGGGAAGTAATTAAGAGATATGCGCCAACAGTGCTTCCATTAAATATAAAAACAGATATCGAGAACTTATTAAAAAAATAAAATTGTATTTAAAAAAACGGGCCTGTAATAAATTACAGGCCCGTTTTTTAGATAATACAATGTTTTTAGTGTTTATTACAAAAGCATTGACTTTGTATCTATATGGTGCTAAGGTTATAGTATTATAACAATACAAAGTAGATTAGATGAGCATAGTCATAAAATAATAATCAATATAGAAAGGAAAAATGATTATGAGAAATTTAGATATAAAAAACAAGGATGGATTAACTGAAAAAGAGTTTTTGGCTAGTTATGTGCCAGGGAATTATGATAGACCCTCTAATACAGTGGATATGTTACTTTTTACGATAGATGATATACCGGTAGAGGGGAAAGATCCTGATAAAGCGCTTAAATTGCTTTTGGTAAAGAGAGGCGATCACCCATATATTGGGTGTTATGGAATTCCGGGTGGATTCGTTAATATTGATGAAGGATTAAGTACTGCTTGTTACAGAGAATTAAAAGAAGAAACTAATATTGATAGTGTGTATTTTGAGCAGTTAAAAACTTTTGGGGATCTAGTAGATAGAGATCCGAGGATGAGGGTTATTTCGATAGCTTATTTGGCACTTGCCGATAAAACAAACATTAAGGCAGTAGCGGGTGACGATGCTACTTATGCGCAATGGTTTACGGTAAAGAAGGACTTTGTTTCATCAGATAATTCTGGAATAGAGAGAGTGGATGTTTATAATATAACACTTATTTCTGATGATGGTGAGGTTAAAATAGGTTATGTTGTTTATGAAAGATTTGTTAAGAATGGCATTATTACAATTAAAGTACCATCCTATGAGCCACTTAAGTGGAGTAAAGATGAACTTGCTTTTGACCATATTGACGAAGTGTATTATGCGTTAGATAGACTTAAAAATAAGATAGAATACACTTCAATTGCTTTTTCATTACTTCCAAAATATTTTACGTTAAGGGAAGCTCAAAAAATATATGAAGCTATTCTTAATTTAGGAAAACCTTTATCAAGGGCTAATTTTAGGCGCAAGATCAAGAAGATGGTTGTAGAAACTGATAAAGAAAAAACAACTGCAGGAAGACCGGCAACCTGTTATATATTTAATGAAAACTGGGAACATAATTTTTTAGACTAATAGGTTAATTATCACCTTTGGCTCTAAATAATAAAAGAGAGGAAATGATATGTATGATAAATTTACTAATAAATAAAATATTTGATATGCAAAATGAAATAAAGGGAAATGTAGTTAATCTAAATGACCTTCCAAAAGAAAAAACAGCTTTGATAGTTATGGATATGGTCAATGGTTTTGTCCACGCTGGAATAATGTCTTCACCAAGAGTTGAAACTATTATAGATAATGTTGTAGCTATTAATGAACGTACATACGGATATAAAAAGGTGTTTTTTTTGGAGCAACATGATGAAAATTCTACTGAGTTTAAGATCTACGGAAGACATTGTTTAAAAAATAGTACTGAGGCAGAGCTTATTTCTTCATTGAATTGTGGAGCTACACTTCATAGTAATACTACAATAATCCATAAGAATAGTACTAATGGCTTCCATGCACCAGAATTTAAAACATGGCTTCATGAAAATGAAGCGCAGATTGAAAACTATATTGTAGAAGGATGTTCGACGGATATATGTGTTAAGCATTTTACAGAAACATTAAAAACATATTTCAATGAAAAAAATATTGATAGAAGAATTATTGTACCAATAGATTCAGTAGAAACCTTTGACACTGGAACTCACGATGGTGATTTAATGAAAGTTATATCTCTTTGGGAAATGAAATCTAATGGCATAGAGGTAGTTGATACTATATTATAGTTATTTCATTAATAGTGTAGATTATAAAATTAGTTCCTTTTATTGTCTAAAGGAACTAATTTTATATATAAACCAATAGTGTGGAATATTCATATTGACAATGGAATGGTATATGGTATAATAATAGTACCACATAGGTACAAAGTATTTTAGGTATAAAAAGAAAAACAATAAGTTTTAATTTTTTTACGAAGGCTTTGTACTAGTTTGATACTAAATGAGTAAGGAGTGAAAGTATATGATGAATTATTATATGATAAAAATACTAAATGAATTGGTAAATGATGAGAGAATAAATAGTCTATCCGGAATTGCAAAGGATAATAACAGAAAGGTTTATATTGAAGGTAACGAGTATCAGGAATATAGCTTGGATTTAATTTTCCTTGTTGACATGGGTGAGCAATTTAAAAAGACTATTGCGTTTACAATAACAACAAATTCATTTAGTTCAAAAATCGAAGTAATAAAACATTGTAGTACGATAAGTCAAATATTTAGTAGAAAGAAAGTTAAAGATGTTACTAATTATATAATAGATAAAATACTAGAACTTAAAAATAATAATCAAAACAATAAATACTTAAATTTATTAAATGCTTAGATAAAGCTAAAAATGATTAAGCCCAATAAAATATGAAATTAAGGAGAAATATGAAAATGAGTAATGAATTCAATATTCGCGAGGAAAGAAATCTTTCAATGTTAATGGATTTTTATGAATTAACAATGTCAAATGGGTATTTTGTAAATGGGGTTTCAAACACAATTGTGTATTTTGATATGTTCTATAGAAAGAACCCAGATGGAG
Encoded here:
- the araD gene encoding L-ribulose-5-phosphate 4-epimerase — protein: MLEDLKQKVFEANLLLPQYNLVTFTWGNVSGIDRSRGLIVIKPSGVEYDQMGAHDMVVVDMDGNIVEGKLNPSSDTPTHLALYKAFPNIMGVVHTHSPWAVSFAQAGVSIPAAGTTHGDYFYGDIPVTRAMTEDEIIKDYEKQTGNVVVETFNKNNINPDQVPGVLVNDHGPFTWGTDPVNAVHNSVVLEEVAKMAYHSLQLNSHNIKMDGVLLDKHFNRKHGKNAYYGQNKK
- the araA gene encoding L-arabinose isomerase, producing the protein MLDNKKMEFWFIVGSQNLYGQDALDEVKQDSQIIADGLNKSGKLPYTIVFKSLATSADEITSLMKEVNYNDKVAGVITWMHTFSPAKMWIAGTKLLQKPLLHLATQFSEHIPWKTIDMDYMNLHQSAHGDREYGFINTRLKKHNKVIFGYWKTDEIKKEIADWMNVAVGFIISSEIKVARFGDNMRNVAVTEGDKIEAQIQFGWTVDYFAIGDLTTEISKVSEKEVDDTYEGFKKIYIMDAGENDPKYYEEHVKEQIRIEIGLKTFLDAGNYTAFTTNFEDLYGMKQLPGLAVQRLNAQGYGFAGEGDWKTAAMSRLFKVMTNNEKTGFMEDYMYEFSNGNERILGAHMLEVDPTFASDKPSIVVKPLGIGDKEDPARLIFNGSVGAGVAVSMLDLGTHYRLIINEITAVKPTEDMPNLPVAKMVWKPEPNFSDGVKAWIYSGGGHHTVVTLMLTVDQVYDWSRMVGLETVIIDHDTKLRDIMKDTTR
- the fsa gene encoding fructose-6-phosphate aldolase, with product MKLFIDTANVEDIREANDMGVICGVTTNPSLIAKEGRDFNEVIKEIASIVDGPISGEVISLDSKGMIKEGREIAKIHKNMIVKIPMTEDGLKAVKVLSKEGIKTNVTLIFSAGQALLAARAGASYVSPFVGRLDDINANAMDLIRTIVTIFKVHAIDTEIIAASIRTPMHVTDVAVAGAHIATVPLKIIKQMIKHPLTDAGIEKFAQDWKETFGK
- a CDS encoding EFR1 family ferrodoxin (N-terminal region resembles flavodoxins. C-terminal ferrodoxin region binds two 4Fe-4S clusters.) is translated as MESTIYCFSGTGNSLKVARDIALELKDTEIVQICTNNMNIDNTLSNKIGFIFPVYASGIPFLVKKFIKEIRLKKDAYVYTVVTFGSAAGASIKQLEELLTDKGIKLSAAFKVKMPGNYQVIYAPYSEEKQKECFDDEKEKISGIVKSLNNNEIVGFSGLGESLMRTVGGMIYGSFSPYKKDKDFWTDKNCNGCGTCSKVCPASNIEMMEGKPQWQHKCEQCLACMQWCPQKSIQYKKVTIKRGRYHHPDVDVTELFHL
- a CDS encoding glutathione peroxidase, translating into MNFYDFSAKEMDGQDIKMEEYRGKVVLVVNTASKCGLTPQFEGLEKLYNEYKDQGFEILGFPCNQFAKQDSGSNEEIQQFCLLNYGVSFTMFEKINVNGQNAHPLYKYLKNEEKGFLGKEIKWNFTKFLINTEGEVIKRYAPTVLPLNIKTDIENLLKK
- a CDS encoding NUDIX hydrolase gives rise to the protein MRNLDIKNKDGLTEKEFLASYVPGNYDRPSNTVDMLLFTIDDIPVEGKDPDKALKLLLVKRGDHPYIGCYGIPGGFVNIDEGLSTACYRELKEETNIDSVYFEQLKTFGDLVDRDPRMRVISIAYLALADKTNIKAVAGDDATYAQWFTVKKDFVSSDNSGIERVDVYNITLISDDGEVKIGYVVYERFVKNGIITIKVPSYEPLKWSKDELAFDHIDEVYYALDRLKNKIEYTSIAFSLLPKYFTLREAQKIYEAILNLGKPLSRANFRRKIKKMVVETDKEKTTAGRPATCYIFNENWEHNFLD
- a CDS encoding isochorismatase family cysteine hydrolase, whose translation is MINLLINKIFDMQNEIKGNVVNLNDLPKEKTALIVMDMVNGFVHAGIMSSPRVETIIDNVVAINERTYGYKKVFFLEQHDENSTEFKIYGRHCLKNSTEAELISSLNCGATLHSNTTIIHKNSTNGFHAPEFKTWLHENEAQIENYIVEGCSTDICVKHFTETLKTYFNEKNIDRRIIVPIDSVETFDTGTHDGDLMKVISLWEMKSNGIEVVDTIL